A single window of Pseudoduganella plicata DNA harbors:
- a CDS encoding N-acyl amino acid synthase FeeM domain-containing protein, with protein sequence MASELPRVDGDEPLGEESTEPLVCAVEEDNSANITHVTINQTDFGIRVADTEAGRASVSMLINKMYAWRGYAGTHRVDNNPNRITLAASDKGEVIGTVTLGIDSSMGILADEVFHDHIEAFRARGAKVCEITKLAFAPHVKSKMALASLFHVLFIYGHYLHKCTDVFIEVNPRHRRYYQSMLGFTQVCEVRNNPRVDAPAYLLYVSMDYVNEQINKLGGRSKQVEGDRSLYPYFFSPREERGIADRLLSIG encoded by the coding sequence ATGGCCTCAGAGCTTCCGAGGGTCGACGGCGACGAACCGCTTGGGGAGGAATCCACCGAGCCGTTGGTTTGCGCTGTCGAAGAGGATAACTCTGCCAACATAACGCACGTGACAATCAATCAGACCGATTTCGGTATCCGCGTTGCCGATACCGAAGCTGGGCGTGCTTCCGTAAGCATGCTCATCAATAAGATGTATGCATGGCGCGGCTATGCGGGAACGCACCGCGTCGACAACAATCCCAACCGTATCACGCTGGCCGCTTCCGACAAGGGAGAAGTCATCGGTACCGTGACGTTGGGAATCGACTCATCCATGGGAATTCTCGCGGATGAAGTATTCCACGACCATATCGAAGCGTTCCGCGCGCGTGGCGCCAAGGTTTGCGAGATCACCAAGCTCGCCTTTGCGCCGCATGTGAAATCGAAAATGGCGTTGGCATCGCTGTTCCATGTCCTGTTTATTTACGGACATTATCTGCACAAGTGCACGGACGTGTTCATCGAAGTGAACCCGCGGCACCGGCGCTATTACCAGAGCATGCTGGGCTTTACGCAGGTCTGTGAGGTGCGCAATAATCCGCGTGTGGACGCCCCAGCGTATCTGCTGTACGTCAGCATGGACTACGTAAACGAGCAAATCAACAAGCTCGGGGGACGCAGCAAGCAGGTCGAGGGGGATCGGTCGCTGTACCCGTATTTCTTCTCGCCCCGTGAAGAGCGCGGGATTGCCGACCGGCTGCTGTCGATCGGCTGA
- a CDS encoding asparagine synthetase B family protein: protein MSGLCGWIGHGAAEQDLIDRMAAPLARFDGAAIEAVNGARAAVAVAAGDAARHLYVADGLLVALWGHPVAREPALAEVAAAHGLAAALAQQWRHGPEHVCDALAGPFTLCIVDERAGEAVLAIDRMGVQPLTWQLAGEALLFASSADALRVHPLARAAIDAQGLYNYVYFHMVPSPGTIYRGQQRLLPGELLHYRQGRVETRRYWRMAFQENGARSFDDLREEFMDQLKSAVRNATAHGRIGAFLSGGTDSSTIAGILCDVSGNGADTYSIGFEAQGYDEMEYARIASRHFGTRHHEYYVTPDDVAAAIPQVAAICDQPFGNASAVPAFYCARMARADGITRMLGGDGGDELFGGNERYARQHVFALYDRVPRLLRKALLEPAVFNFPGGERVRLLRKARSYIEQASVGMPARLETYNLLSRYGPQQVFTDDFLAGADIGQPLAALARTYGQSEAKSLINRMLALDLKITLADNDLPKVMKACELAGVEVAFPFLDDAMVAFSAGLTPQQKLNGTQLRWFFKKALTGFLPDAIITKQKHGFGLPFGVWLQQHKPLQQLASDSLMDLRKRGIVRGDFIEQLVGQHLAEHAGYHGTMVWVLMMLEQWFRQRNVTL from the coding sequence ATGAGCGGACTGTGTGGGTGGATCGGCCACGGTGCGGCCGAGCAGGACCTGATCGACCGGATGGCGGCGCCGCTGGCGCGCTTCGACGGTGCTGCCATCGAAGCGGTCAATGGCGCCCGCGCCGCCGTCGCGGTGGCCGCGGGCGATGCGGCCCGGCACCTGTACGTGGCGGACGGGTTGCTGGTCGCGCTGTGGGGGCATCCCGTGGCGCGCGAGCCGGCGCTGGCCGAAGTGGCGGCGGCGCACGGCCTGGCCGCCGCGCTGGCGCAGCAGTGGCGGCACGGACCGGAGCACGTCTGCGATGCGCTGGCCGGCCCGTTCACGCTGTGCATCGTCGACGAACGGGCCGGCGAGGCGGTGCTGGCGATCGACCGCATGGGTGTGCAGCCGTTGACGTGGCAGCTGGCGGGCGAAGCGCTGCTGTTCGCGTCGTCCGCCGATGCGCTGCGCGTGCATCCGCTGGCGCGGGCCGCCATCGATGCGCAGGGCCTGTACAACTACGTGTATTTCCACATGGTGCCGTCGCCCGGCACCATCTACCGCGGCCAGCAGCGCCTGCTGCCGGGGGAGCTGCTGCATTACCGGCAGGGCCGCGTCGAGACGCGCCGTTACTGGCGCATGGCATTCCAGGAAAACGGCGCGCGCTCGTTCGACGACCTGCGTGAAGAGTTCATGGACCAGCTCAAAAGCGCCGTGCGCAACGCCACTGCGCACGGGCGCATCGGCGCTTTTCTGAGCGGCGGCACGGACAGCTCGACCATCGCCGGCATCCTGTGCGACGTGAGCGGCAATGGCGCCGACACGTATTCCATCGGCTTCGAAGCGCAGGGTTACGACGAGATGGAATACGCGCGCATCGCGTCGCGCCATTTCGGCACGCGCCACCATGAGTACTATGTGACGCCCGACGACGTGGCCGCCGCGATTCCCCAGGTGGCCGCCATCTGCGACCAGCCGTTCGGCAACGCGTCGGCCGTGCCGGCATTTTACTGCGCCCGCATGGCCCGCGCCGATGGCATCACGCGCATGCTGGGCGGCGACGGCGGCGACGAACTGTTCGGCGGTAACGAGCGCTATGCCAGGCAGCACGTGTTCGCGCTGTACGACCGCGTGCCCCGGCTGCTGCGCAAGGCGCTGCTGGAGCCGGCCGTGTTCAATTTCCCCGGCGGCGAACGGGTGCGCCTGCTGCGCAAGGCGCGCAGCTATATCGAGCAGGCGTCCGTGGGCATGCCGGCCCGGCTGGAGACGTACAACCTGCTGAGCCGCTATGGTCCGCAGCAGGTATTCACGGACGACTTCCTGGCCGGCGCCGATATCGGCCAGCCGCTGGCGGCGCTGGCGCGCACGTACGGACAAAGCGAAGCGAAAAGCCTGATCAACCGGATGCTGGCGCTGGACCTGAAAATCACCCTGGCCGACAACGACCTGCCCAAGGTCATGAAGGCGTGCGAGCTGGCCGGCGTGGAGGTGGCGTTCCCGTTCCTGGACGATGCCATGGTCGCGTTCTCGGCCGGACTGACGCCGCAGCAGAAGCTGAACGGCACGCAGCTGCGCTGGTTCTTCAAGAAGGCGCTGACGGGCTTCCTGCCGGACGCCATCATCACGAAACAGAAGCACGGCTTCGGGCTGCCGTTCGGCGTCTGGTTGCAGCAGCACAAGCCGTTGCAGCAACTGGCCAGCGACAGCTTGATGGACTTGCGCAAGCGCGGCATCGTGCGCGGCGATTTTATCGAGCAGCTGGTCGGCCAGCATTTGGCCGAACACGCGGGCTATCACGGCACGATGGTGTGGGTGCTGATGATGCTGGAGCAGTGGTTCAGGCAGCGCAACGTGACGCTGTAA
- the prsT gene encoding XrtA/PEP-CTERM system TPR-repeat protein PrsT produces the protein MSTQFPKVSAAVAGALMLAAVLGACKSESPATLIEEAKRYEQKGDNKAAVIQLKNALNISPDNAEARAMLAKIALETGDPLSAEKEAQRALALNYPAEQIAPVLARALAYQGKYQDALDALGKLAPSADVLALRGSVYVGLGKGDEAEQAFTAATEKQPGHGDALVGLARWKASQQDWTTAGRLVEGALKAHPDHVGAWQLKGDLLRVQNKSAEALAAYRQILKIKPDHRTAHLEQAALNIAAGKYDIAQADINAARKTTPNSFLVAYHQALLDYSLGKLKDAQTNLLKVLQAAPDDKPSQLLAGAVALKLGQLGQAEDYLRKYVEWNPASGYARKMLVSTLLKSGRGRDALTVLAPALKEGKDPAVLHLAGEAAIVTKELGKAATYLNEAIRLAPEAAPPYRTLGMVKLGQGDRAGGLAALQKAVDLDPVSLEAGESLIGALADAGQYDKALATVTVLEKAQPANAAVQVMKGNIHLERKDRIKARAAFDQALAIEPAHLPAIAGLARLDQQEKKAAQARQRYVALLAKQPDNAAAMTALAQLEIAQGRRQEGVAWLEKAINADSGDVETALLLGQQYLALDMPQKAQTLLRRYRISHPGNVGVLDALGQAQLANKDGPAALESFNRMASAAPGAAMPQIRLAVAQLMMKNPTAAAASLSKAVTLEPDNIQAYVAKAELAASEKDFAQATAILRQVQKQFTASPIGHTLEGDMLLQQGNPKAALVPYERALAIDGSAANTIKLAKAMHDAGMAPEADRRVAAFLRTYPGEPVATMYFADGHMAARRYPEAAKLLEGLARSTPDNVVVLNNLAWVYQQMRDARALPTAEQALALNGENPDVLDTVGWLLVEQGKYDRAIALLRKAASAAPKQPQVRYHLGVGLYKSGDKAGARKVLQEALAQGSGFREAEQVKALLNQL, from the coding sequence ATGTCCACGCAATTTCCCAAGGTGAGCGCGGCTGTTGCGGGCGCTCTGATGCTGGCCGCCGTGCTGGGCGCCTGCAAATCCGAGTCGCCGGCCACATTGATCGAGGAAGCGAAACGCTACGAACAGAAAGGCGACAACAAGGCGGCTGTCATCCAGCTCAAGAATGCCCTGAACATCAGCCCCGACAACGCCGAGGCGCGCGCCATGCTGGCAAAGATAGCGCTGGAAACGGGCGATCCGCTGTCCGCGGAAAAGGAAGCGCAGCGTGCACTGGCATTAAACTATCCGGCCGAACAGATCGCGCCCGTACTGGCGCGCGCGCTGGCATACCAGGGCAAGTACCAGGATGCCCTCGACGCCCTGGGCAAGCTGGCGCCTTCCGCGGATGTGCTGGCGCTGCGGGGCAGCGTCTACGTCGGCCTTGGCAAGGGCGATGAGGCGGAACAGGCATTTACTGCCGCTACGGAAAAGCAGCCCGGCCATGGCGACGCGCTGGTCGGCTTGGCGCGCTGGAAGGCGTCGCAGCAGGACTGGACAACGGCGGGCAGGCTCGTCGAGGGCGCGCTGAAAGCCCATCCCGACCACGTGGGCGCGTGGCAGCTGAAAGGCGACCTGCTGCGGGTGCAGAACAAGTCCGCGGAGGCGCTGGCGGCCTATCGGCAAATTTTGAAGATCAAGCCGGACCACCGCACGGCGCACCTGGAACAGGCCGCGCTCAATATCGCCGCCGGCAAGTACGACATCGCCCAGGCCGATATCAACGCGGCCCGCAAGACCACGCCAAACAGTTTTCTGGTCGCCTACCACCAGGCGCTGCTCGACTACTCGCTTGGCAAGCTGAAGGATGCCCAGACCAATCTGCTGAAGGTGCTGCAGGCGGCGCCCGACGACAAGCCGAGCCAGCTGCTGGCCGGTGCCGTGGCGCTCAAGCTGGGCCAGCTCGGCCAGGCGGAAGACTATCTGCGCAAATACGTCGAATGGAATCCCGCCAGCGGCTATGCGCGCAAGATGCTGGTCAGCACGTTGCTTAAAAGCGGCCGCGGCCGCGATGCGCTCACCGTGCTGGCCCCCGCGTTGAAAGAGGGCAAGGATCCCGCCGTGCTGCACCTGGCCGGCGAGGCCGCCATTGTCACCAAGGAATTGGGCAAGGCGGCGACTTACCTGAACGAGGCAATCCGGCTGGCGCCGGAAGCGGCGCCGCCGTACCGCACCCTGGGCATGGTCAAGCTGGGACAGGGCGACCGCGCCGGCGGGCTGGCCGCGTTGCAGAAGGCCGTCGATCTCGACCCTGTGTCGCTGGAGGCGGGGGAATCGCTGATCGGCGCGCTGGCCGACGCAGGCCAGTACGACAAGGCCCTGGCAACCGTCACGGTGCTGGAGAAGGCGCAGCCCGCCAATGCGGCCGTGCAAGTGATGAAGGGCAATATCCATCTGGAGCGCAAGGACCGGATCAAGGCGCGTGCCGCGTTCGACCAGGCGCTCGCGATCGAGCCGGCCCACCTGCCCGCCATTGCCGGGCTGGCGCGACTGGACCAGCAGGAGAAAAAGGCGGCGCAGGCGCGCCAGCGTTACGTGGCGCTGCTGGCAAAGCAGCCGGACAACGCAGCGGCGATGACGGCACTGGCCCAGCTGGAGATCGCCCAGGGCCGGCGCCAGGAAGGCGTTGCATGGCTGGAGAAGGCCATCAATGCCGACAGCGGCGACGTCGAAACGGCCCTGCTGCTGGGCCAGCAATACCTGGCGCTGGACATGCCGCAAAAGGCGCAAACGTTGCTGCGCCGCTACCGTATCAGCCATCCCGGCAACGTGGGCGTGCTCGATGCGCTCGGCCAGGCGCAACTGGCGAACAAGGACGGTCCGGCCGCGCTTGAATCGTTCAACCGCATGGCCAGCGCGGCACCAGGGGCGGCAATGCCGCAGATCCGCCTGGCCGTGGCCCAGCTGATGATGAAGAACCCGACGGCGGCAGCGGCCAGCCTGAGCAAGGCCGTGACGCTGGAGCCGGACAATATCCAGGCGTACGTGGCCAAGGCCGAGCTGGCCGCCAGCGAGAAGGATTTCGCGCAGGCAACGGCGATCCTGCGCCAGGTGCAGAAGCAGTTCACTGCTTCGCCCATCGGGCATACGCTGGAAGGCGATATGCTGCTGCAGCAGGGCAATCCGAAAGCGGCGCTGGTCCCGTACGAGCGCGCCCTGGCCATCGACGGTTCAGCTGCCAACACCATCAAGCTGGCCAAGGCCATGCACGATGCCGGCATGGCGCCGGAGGCCGACCGGCGCGTGGCGGCATTCCTGCGCACGTATCCGGGCGAGCCGGTCGCCACCATGTATTTTGCCGACGGGCATATGGCAGCGCGGCGCTATCCCGAGGCGGCGAAGCTGCTGGAAGGGCTGGCACGCAGCACGCCGGATAATGTGGTCGTCCTCAACAACCTGGCCTGGGTGTATCAGCAGATGCGCGACGCGCGCGCGTTGCCGACCGCCGAGCAGGCGCTTGCCCTCAACGGCGAAAATCCGGACGTGCTCGATACCGTCGGCTGGCTGCTGGTCGAGCAGGGCAAGTACGACCGGGCCATCGCGCTGCTCAGAAAAGCGGCGTCCGCCGCCCCCAAACAGCCTCAAGTGCGGTACCATCTTGGTGTTGGTTTATATAAATCCGGCGACAAGGCCGGCGCGCGCAAGGTGTTGCAAGAAGCCCTGGCGCAGGGCTCCGGCTTCCGCGAAGCCGAGCAAGTCAAGGCACTGCTGAATCAGCTGTGA
- a CDS encoding pyridoxal-dependent decarboxylase, exosortase A system-associated produces the protein MTAARPQHAPLIQFAVVDDCLQVGGIPLTRLAQRVGQTPFYAYDRAAMTARVAELRQHLPPDVHLHYAMKANPMPAVVQHMATLVDGIDVASGGELRVALDTPMDPLHISFAGPGKSDADLSMAIAAGIVLNLESEGEMERAAAIGARLGVTPRVNVRVNPDFELKSSGMKMGGGPRQFGVDAERVPAMLDRIGALSLDFYGFHIFSGSQNLKVAALQEAHEKTLALAIRLAQSAPRPPRVVNIGGGFGIPYFPGEERLDLAQVGSNLAALLETARPPLQGARIVIELGRYLVGEAGVYVCRIVDRKESRGQVYLIADGGLHHHLSASGNFGQVIRKNYPVVIGNRVQGDAREKVSVVGPLCTPLDLLADGMELAHAQPGDLVAVLQSGAYGMTASPGAFLSQPAAVEVLV, from the coding sequence ATGACCGCCGCGCGCCCGCAGCACGCGCCCTTGATCCAGTTCGCCGTCGTCGACGATTGCCTGCAGGTCGGCGGCATTCCCCTCACACGGCTGGCCCAGCGTGTCGGCCAGACGCCGTTCTATGCCTACGACCGGGCGGCGATGACGGCTCGCGTAGCCGAACTGCGCCAGCACCTGCCGCCCGACGTGCACCTGCACTACGCGATGAAGGCCAATCCAATGCCGGCCGTGGTGCAGCATATGGCGACGCTGGTGGACGGCATCGACGTCGCCTCGGGCGGCGAACTGCGCGTGGCGCTGGACACGCCGATGGACCCGCTGCACATCAGCTTTGCGGGACCGGGCAAGAGCGACGCCGACCTGTCGATGGCAATCGCCGCCGGGATCGTCCTCAACCTCGAGTCGGAAGGCGAGATGGAACGCGCCGCCGCCATCGGCGCGCGGCTGGGCGTCACGCCGCGCGTCAACGTGCGCGTCAACCCGGATTTCGAGCTGAAATCGTCCGGCATGAAGATGGGCGGCGGACCAAGACAGTTCGGCGTCGATGCGGAACGGGTGCCCGCCATGCTGGACCGGATTGGCGCGCTGAGCCTGGACTTTTACGGCTTTCACATCTTCAGCGGTTCGCAAAACCTGAAGGTGGCGGCATTGCAGGAGGCGCACGAGAAAACGCTGGCGCTGGCGATCCGGCTGGCGCAAAGCGCCCCGCGCCCGCCCCGCGTCGTCAATATCGGCGGCGGCTTCGGCATTCCGTATTTCCCCGGCGAGGAGCGGCTCGACCTGGCGCAGGTGGGCAGTAATCTGGCCGCGCTGCTCGAGACGGCACGCCCGCCATTGCAGGGCGCGCGCATCGTCATCGAACTGGGGCGCTACCTGGTCGGCGAGGCGGGCGTGTACGTCTGCCGCATCGTCGATCGCAAGGAGTCGCGCGGCCAGGTCTACCTGATTGCCGATGGCGGCCTGCATCATCACCTGTCCGCGTCCGGCAACTTCGGCCAGGTGATCCGCAAGAATTACCCGGTCGTCATCGGCAACCGCGTGCAGGGCGACGCGCGCGAAAAAGTGTCCGTGGTCGGGCCGCTGTGCACACCGCTGGACTTGCTGGCGGACGGCATGGAGCTGGCGCATGCACAGCCGGGCGACCTGGTGGCCGTGCTGCAGTCGGGCGCGTACGGCATGACGGCCAGTCCCGGCGCATTTCTCAGCCAGCCCGCTGCCGTGGAAGTTCTCGTCTAA
- a CDS encoding acyl carrier protein — translation MDLQEEVKTIVIDVLSLGPAGAALTEQSALLGSIPELDSMAVVQLIGALEEQFGFAIDDDEISAATFATLGSLTDFVRLKQTA, via the coding sequence ATGGATTTGCAAGAAGAAGTAAAAACCATCGTGATCGACGTGCTCAGCCTCGGCCCTGCCGGCGCCGCCCTGACGGAACAGTCCGCCCTGCTGGGCAGCATTCCGGAGCTCGATTCGATGGCCGTGGTCCAGCTGATCGGCGCACTGGAAGAGCAGTTCGGCTTCGCCATCGACGATGACGAAATCAGTGCCGCCACCTTCGCCACGCTGGGCAGCCTCACCGACTTTGTCCGTCTCAAACAGACCGCATGA
- a CDS encoding acyl-CoA ligase (AMP-forming), exosortase A system-associated, translating to MSDLIHDFIFRSAQRTPDAEALVYGQRRLTYAHLARLVKCAAAALLAHGLERGERVAVYLEKNVENVGAMFGAAAAGGVFVPVNPLLKPEQVGYILADCNVRVLVTSIDRLKLLLPVLAGCRDLRTVLVTGVSEELPALQGVELLAWDDTLSTVAVTDTPAHRAIDGDMAAILYTSGSTGKPKGVVLSHRNMVAGAVSVAGYLDNTPQDRILAVLPLSFDYGLSQLTTAFHVGATAVLINHLLPRDVLNAVMAERITGLAAVPPLWIQLAQLNWPADCTLRYLTNSGGAMQRPTLDALRRALPAARPFLMYGLTEAFRSTFLPPEELDRRPDSMGKAIPNAEVMVLRPDGTECAPGEPGELVHRGALVSLGYWNDPAKTAERFKPIAPRHYGLPLTELAVWSGDTVRKDEEGFLYFISRSDEMIKTSGYRVSPTEVEEVVYAREHVAEAAALGIAHPTLGQAIVVIAYPRDGAALMASDLLAACKPHLPAYMLPQKVVISTAPLPRNPNGKIDRKLLSSQYENAFTEAP from the coding sequence ATGTCCGATCTCATTCATGACTTCATCTTTCGTTCCGCGCAGCGCACGCCCGATGCCGAAGCGCTGGTCTATGGCCAGCGCCGCCTGACCTACGCCCACCTGGCGCGGCTGGTCAAGTGCGCGGCAGCGGCGCTGCTGGCCCACGGGCTGGAACGGGGCGAGCGCGTGGCCGTCTACCTTGAAAAGAACGTGGAAAACGTGGGCGCCATGTTCGGCGCCGCCGCGGCCGGCGGTGTGTTCGTGCCCGTCAATCCGCTGCTGAAACCCGAGCAGGTGGGCTATATCCTGGCCGACTGCAACGTGCGGGTGCTGGTCACGTCCATCGACCGCCTGAAGCTGCTGCTGCCGGTCCTGGCGGGCTGCCGCGATCTGCGCACCGTGCTGGTGACGGGCGTCTCGGAAGAGCTGCCGGCGCTGCAGGGCGTCGAACTGCTGGCCTGGGACGACACGCTGTCCACCGTCGCCGTCACCGACACACCCGCGCACCGCGCCATCGACGGCGACATGGCCGCCATCCTGTACACCTCGGGCAGCACGGGCAAGCCGAAAGGCGTCGTGCTGTCGCACCGGAACATGGTGGCCGGTGCCGTGAGCGTGGCGGGTTACCTGGACAACACACCCCAGGACCGTATTCTGGCCGTGCTGCCGCTCAGCTTCGATTACGGCCTGTCGCAGCTGACGACGGCGTTCCACGTGGGCGCCACGGCGGTATTGATCAACCACCTGCTGCCGCGCGACGTGCTCAATGCCGTCATGGCCGAACGCATCACGGGACTGGCGGCCGTGCCGCCGCTGTGGATCCAGCTGGCGCAGCTGAACTGGCCGGCGGACTGCACCCTGCGCTATCTGACCAACTCGGGCGGCGCGATGCAGCGTCCGACCCTCGACGCGCTGCGCCGCGCACTGCCCGCGGCGCGGCCGTTCCTGATGTACGGCCTGACCGAAGCGTTCCGCTCCACCTTCCTGCCGCCGGAAGAACTGGACCGCCGCCCCGATTCGATGGGCAAGGCGATCCCGAATGCGGAGGTGATGGTGCTGCGCCCGGACGGTACCGAATGCGCGCCGGGCGAGCCGGGTGAGCTGGTGCACCGCGGCGCCCTGGTTTCACTGGGTTACTGGAACGATCCCGCCAAGACGGCCGAGCGCTTCAAGCCCATCGCGCCACGTCACTATGGGCTGCCGCTGACGGAACTGGCGGTGTGGTCGGGCGACACGGTGCGCAAGGACGAAGAAGGCTTCCTGTACTTCATCAGCCGCAGCGACGAGATGATCAAGACGTCGGGCTACCGCGTCAGCCCGACGGAGGTGGAAGAAGTCGTGTACGCGCGCGAGCACGTGGCCGAAGCGGCGGCGCTGGGCATCGCGCACCCGACACTGGGCCAGGCCATCGTGGTGATCGCGTATCCGCGCGACGGCGCCGCGCTGATGGCGTCCGATCTCCTGGCCGCCTGCAAGCCGCACCTGCCGGCATATATGCTGCCGCAGAAGGTCGTCATCAGCACGGCGCCGCTGCCGCGCAACCCGAACGGCAAGATCGACCGCAAGCTGCTGTCCAGCCAGTACGAGAACGCCTTTACGGAGGCACCATGA